From Chryseobacterium salivictor, a single genomic window includes:
- a CDS encoding sensor histidine kinase, producing MKLTHYISLRYIGVTILVMLISIPLFYVAIQNVLINNIDESLAAQKTGISKKLQLLPSENFVNFDDRISIEKNPRQLLPEKIFTSDPYHKEDDEIESYRIIEFPVKTTDGTFNVRIRQSLVESEDLMKSILYLLISVFVALTATLLLINIQVKKRVWKPFYHTLDQLKKFRVDHAEGLHLARGKINELNDLNDSLNELAATNKKVFQSQKEFTENASHELQTPLAIIQNNIELFWQTDFITEQQAEILNDISTATTRMRKLNQALLLLSKIENKQFTNIQPVNFNLIVDTYIKNYQEQIKFKNLSLKKDFSEVFIVEIDFGLAEILVGNLFFNALKYAPQESEVEVIIHKNELKIANHAEGSALDQHQLFKRFQRQNTHEKGNGLGLEIAKEIAAAFHLDLKYQFENHQHQFILNRQ from the coding sequence ATGAAACTGACGCACTATATTTCTCTGCGCTACATCGGCGTTACGATTTTGGTCATGCTGATTTCCATACCGCTTTTTTACGTCGCCATTCAAAATGTTTTAATCAATAATATCGATGAAAGTTTAGCAGCTCAAAAAACAGGTATAAGCAAAAAACTTCAACTGTTGCCCTCAGAAAATTTCGTGAATTTTGACGACAGAATCAGTATTGAAAAAAATCCCCGACAACTTCTGCCGGAAAAAATCTTCACCAGCGATCCCTATCATAAAGAAGATGACGAGATCGAGAGCTACCGCATTATTGAATTTCCTGTAAAAACAACCGACGGCACTTTTAATGTCAGGATCCGCCAGTCTTTGGTTGAAAGTGAAGATTTGATGAAAAGCATTCTTTATCTCCTCATTTCGGTTTTTGTGGCACTTACCGCGACTTTACTGCTGATCAACATCCAGGTAAAAAAAAGAGTCTGGAAACCTTTTTACCATACTTTGGACCAGTTAAAGAAATTCCGCGTAGATCATGCGGAAGGTTTGCATCTGGCTCGGGGCAAAATTAATGAACTCAATGATCTGAATGATTCACTGAACGAGTTAGCCGCGACCAACAAAAAAGTATTTCAGTCGCAAAAAGAATTTACCGAAAACGCGTCCCACGAACTGCAAACGCCGCTGGCCATCATTCAGAATAATATTGAACTCTTCTGGCAAACCGATTTTATTACGGAGCAGCAGGCAGAAATCCTGAACGATATTTCGACTGCCACCACCAGAATGCGCAAACTGAATCAGGCACTTTTGCTTCTTTCTAAAATTGAAAATAAACAGTTCACCAATATTCAACCCGTTAATTTTAATCTTATTGTCGATACTTATATTAAAAATTATCAGGAACAGATCAAATTTAAAAACCTTAGCCTTAAAAAAGATTTTTCCGAAGTTTTTATCGTGGAAATTGATTTCGGTCTGGCTGAAATTTTAGTGGGGAATTTATTTTTTAACGCCTTAAAGTACGCGCCTCAGGAAAGTGAAGTGGAAGTCATCATTCATAAAAACGAACTGAAAATTGCTAACCATGCAGAAGGATCTGCTCTGGATCAACACCAATTATTTAAACGGTTTCAGCGCCAAAACACGCACGAAAAAGGGAACGGTTTAGGCCTGGAAATCGCGAAAGAAATCGCGGCTGCATTTCATTTAGATTTAAAATATCAGTTTGAAAACCATCAACATCAGTTTATTTTAAATCGGCAATAA
- a CDS encoding response regulator transcription factor, which translates to MKILLIEDERQLSKSILTYLKNEKYSCDLAENFETAQEKLELYEYDCILLDLTLPDGSGLQLLKQLKENKKSDGVIIISAKNSLDDKISGLQLGADDYLAKPFHLSELGARISAVIRRKHFKGNSSITVNDLEIHSEAKLISFQGKPIDFTRKEFDILLYLAVNKNRIISKNAIAEHIAEDNIQFFDNFDFLYAHIKNIKKKLAAIGAQDCIKSVYGMGYKLEAL; encoded by the coding sequence ATGAAAATTTTATTGATCGAAGATGAAAGGCAGTTGAGCAAAAGTATTTTAACGTATCTGAAGAACGAAAAATACAGCTGCGATCTGGCGGAAAATTTTGAAACTGCACAGGAAAAATTAGAATTATACGAATACGACTGTATTTTGCTGGATCTCACTTTGCCCGATGGCAGCGGTCTTCAACTTTTAAAACAACTGAAAGAGAATAAAAAATCGGATGGCGTCATCATTATTTCGGCTAAAAACTCTTTAGATGATAAAATCAGCGGTTTACAGTTGGGAGCGGACGATTATCTGGCGAAACCTTTTCACCTTTCCGAATTGGGCGCTAGGATTTCTGCCGTGATCAGAAGAAAACATTTCAAAGGAAACTCCTCCATTACCGTCAATGATTTAGAGATTCATTCGGAAGCAAAACTGATCTCTTTTCAGGGAAAACCCATCGATTTCACGCGGAAGGAATTTGATATCCTCCTCTACCTTGCCGTCAATAAAAACAGAATCATTTCTAAAAATGCCATTGCAGAACATATTGCAGAAGACAATATTCAGTTCTTCGACAATTTTGATTTTCTGTATGCCCACATCAAAAACATTAAGAAAAAATTAGCGGCTATTGGTGCACAAGACTGCATCAAATCGGTGTACGGAATGGGATACAAATTAGAAGCATTATGA